From a single Pseudobutyrivibrio xylanivorans genomic region:
- a CDS encoding acetyltransferase has protein sequence MQDLIIVGASGFGREVLGLVETINEINPTWNVLGFIDDNLQALDGFDLEYKILGKISEWQPKDNEQYVLAIAAPKVKEKIVPILKERGAKFATVIHPTATVSRTSAIGEGLVLFRHASISVNCEVDEFVFFNAYAQIGHDVKVGKYSTLCPKSAMAGGTTLGECVFVGTSASTYPGIKIGNGATIGMNSAVIRNVKPGTTVMGVPAKVMV, from the coding sequence ATGCAAGATTTAATAATAGTTGGAGCCAGCGGATTTGGGCGAGAAGTGTTAGGTCTAGTCGAGACAATTAATGAAATCAATCCAACCTGGAATGTTCTTGGATTTATTGATGATAATTTACAAGCCCTAGATGGATTTGATTTAGAATACAAAATCTTAGGAAAGATAAGTGAGTGGCAGCCAAAAGATAACGAGCAATATGTACTAGCGATAGCCGCACCTAAAGTTAAAGAGAAGATTGTTCCTATATTAAAAGAACGAGGTGCTAAGTTCGCCACAGTTATACATCCCACAGCTACAGTTTCAAGAACCTCAGCTATAGGTGAGGGATTAGTTTTATTTAGGCATGCTAGTATAAGCGTAAATTGTGAAGTGGATGAATTCGTTTTTTTTAATGCGTATGCTCAGATAGGACATGATGTAAAAGTAGGCAAATATTCGACTTTATGTCCTAAAAGTGCAATGGCAGGGGGAACAACACTTGGCGAATGTGTTTTTGTAGGAACATCTGCATCGACTTATCCTGGTATAAAGATAGGCAATGGAGCAACAATAGGAATGAATAGTGCTGTTATTAGAAACGTAAAACCTGGAACAACAGTAATGGGCGTTCCAGCAAAGGTAATGGTGTAA
- the fabD gene encoding ACP S-malonyltransferase: MNAFLFPGQGSQEVGMGKAEYETIPEAKELLDKANEVLGYDLKDLMFNGPIEKLTDTQFAQPAIFTCSAMHLEKAKKEGITYDYVAGHSLGEYSALYAAGVISFEDGLKLVDKRGKAMAAQNGKGTMAAVLGFTEDELKPYMNDGVVMANLNSKTQIVISGTIDGIDKVEAALQNLIETEEVKFRRLTVSAAFHSPQMQEAEDAMKDIIVNTNFNEPNCNVVSNVTGKPTKDLEEIKDNLISQITGQVRWNDSILNLKDAGIDQYYEVGHGEVLKKMNKGITLRPKCQVI; this comes from the coding sequence ATGAACGCATTTTTATTTCCAGGTCAGGGCTCACAGGAAGTGGGCATGGGCAAAGCAGAATATGAAACAATACCAGAAGCAAAAGAGTTGTTGGACAAAGCAAACGAAGTTCTAGGATATGACTTGAAGGATCTGATGTTTAATGGTCCAATAGAAAAACTTACTGACACACAGTTTGCTCAGCCAGCAATTTTCACTTGCTCAGCGATGCATTTGGAAAAAGCTAAAAAAGAAGGAATTACATACGATTATGTGGCTGGTCATAGCTTGGGAGAGTACAGCGCATTATATGCAGCCGGAGTTATCAGTTTTGAAGATGGATTGAAGCTAGTAGACAAACGTGGTAAAGCGATGGCTGCACAGAATGGTAAAGGAACCATGGCGGCAGTACTTGGATTTACTGAAGACGAGCTTAAGCCATATATGAATGATGGAGTGGTAATGGCAAATCTGAATTCCAAGACACAGATAGTTATTTCTGGAACCATCGATGGCATAGACAAGGTAGAGGCTGCACTTCAGAACTTGATTGAGACTGAGGAAGTAAAGTTTAGAAGGCTTACAGTATCAGCAGCTTTCCACAGCCCGCAGATGCAAGAGGCTGAAGATGCAATGAAAGATATTATCGTAAATACGAATTTTAATGAACCTAATTGCAATGTGGTTTCCAATGTGACAGGAAAGCCAACAAAGGATTTGGAGGAGATTAAAGATAATCTCATAAGCCAGATTACCGGTCAGGTGAGATGGAATGACAGTATTCTTAACCTTAAAGATGCTGGAATAGATCAGTACTATGAAGTAGGACATGGAGAGGTTCTTAAGAAGATGAATAAAGGCATCACCTTGAGACCTAAGTGTCAGGTGATTTAG